A part of Brassica rapa cultivar Chiifu-401-42 chromosome A05, CAAS_Brap_v3.01, whole genome shotgun sequence genomic DNA contains:
- the LOC103870201 gene encoding uncharacterized protein LOC103870201: MVITTKLQILRMYDSQVLKSNSEGIERCQESTSGESFLYRYQLEEDVKRLQRQLQEEIELHTFLESIMEKDPWELSSSSCSVPHHAQELLSNISTLETAVTKLEQEMMSLNFQLSQERNERRLAEYHLTHSASPPNSSSSLIYLNHSDSELHRSAEDSSCQNQDSSSESSQAESTVKKSNQILEKRLMRKTNGRKLPKYLWDHPNLLSEEMVRCMKNIFMSLADQTKRSSNESQLLSPVASPRGHLSSSSSWWPSTERSKISSWVQSPQIDIQSNNNVLAATGNVFDPYKVRGKLSWSEIGNYGLASEVSWMSVGKKQLEYASGALRRFRTLVEQLARVNPIHLSCDEKLAFWINVYNALIMHAYLAYGVPKSDLKLFSLMQKAAYTVGGHSYTAAAMEYVILKMKPPTHRPQIALLLAINKVKVSEEQRKASIDTHEPLLSFALSCGMYSSPAVRIYTAKGVKEELLEAQREFIQASVGLSSKGKLLVPKMLHCYAKSLVEDSNLGVWISKYLPPHQAAFVEQCISQRSRQSLLSSRSCGILPFDSRFRYLFLPDNNNNNSCV; encoded by the exons ATGGTAATAACTACCAAACTCCAGATCCTTAGGATGTATGACTCTCAAGTTTTGAAATCTAATTCAGAG GGCATAGAGAGATGCCAAGAGTCTACAAGTGGTGAATCTTTTCTGTATAGATACCAACTTGAAGAGGAT GTAAAAAGATTGCAACGCCAACTACAAGAAGAAATAGAGCTGCACACTTTTCTAGAGAGCATCATGGAGAAGGATCCTTGGGagctatcttcttcttcttgtagtGTTCCACATCAT GCTCAAGAACTGCTTTCCAATATATCCACCCTAGAGACTGCAGTCACCAAGCTAGAGCAAGAAATGATGTCACTGAATTTCCAACTTAGCCAAGAAAGAAACGAGAGAAGACTAGCTGAATATCATTTGACACACTCAGCTTCTCCACCA aactcttcttcttccttgatATATTTGAATCATTCGGATTCTGAACTACATCGATCAGCAGAAGACAGTTCATGCCAAAACCAAGACTCTTCATCTGAATCATCTCAGGCAGAATCAACAGTTAAGAAGAGTAATCAAATTCTTGAGAAGAGACTAATGAGAAAGACAAATGGGAGGAAGCTACCTAAGTACCTGTGGGATCACCCTAATCTACTCTCTGAAGAAATGGTGAGATGTATGAAGAACATCTTCATGTCTCTTGCTGATCAGACAAAAAGATCCTCAAACGAGAGCCAACTACTCTCACCGGTGGCATCACCAAGGGGGCATCTATCAAGCTCATCATCCTGGTGGCCGTCAACAGAACGGTCAAAAATCTCATCATGGGTGCAAAGCCCTCAGATAGATATCCAAAGTAACAATAATGTCTTGGCCGCCACAGGAAACGTATTTGATCCTTACAAAGTTCGTGGGAAGCTAAGCTGGTCGGAGATTGGAAACTACGGTTTGGCGTCCGAGGTTTCTTGGATGTCTGTTGGGAAGAAACAGCTTGAATATGCTTCTGGTGCATTGAGAAGGTTCAGGACACTAGTGGAGCAGCTTGCTAGAGTAAACCCAATCCATTTGAGCTGTGATGAGAAGCTAGCTTTCTGGATTAACGTTTATAACGCGTTGATCATGCAT GCGTATTTGGCTTATGGTGTCCCAAAAAGTGACTTGAAGCTCTTCTCGTTGATGCAaaag GCTGCCTATACGGTTGGAGGACACTCGTATACTGCAGCTGCAATGGAGTATGTGATACTGAAGATGAAACCGCCTACGCACAGGCCACAAATT GCTTTGCTTCTTGCCATCAACAAGGTGAAAGTATCAGAAGAACAACGCAAGGCAAGCATTGATACACATGAGCCTCTTCTCTCCTTTGCCTTAAGCTGCGGAATGTACTCTTCTCCTGCG GTGAGGATCTACACAGCGAAAGGAGTGAAGGAAGAGCTACTAGAAGCTCAAAGAGAGTTCATACAAGCATCGGTAGGGCTGAGCAGCAAAGGGAAGCTCCTGGTACCCAAAATGCTTCATTGTTACGCCAAGAGTTTGGTGGAGGATTCGAACTTGGGGGTCTGGATATCGAAGTACCTTCCACCACATCAAGCAGCTTTTGTGGAACAGTGCATCTCTCAGAGAAGCAGACAAAGTCTTCTCTCCTCACGTAGCTGTGGAATACTCCCCTTTGATTCTCGTTTCAGATATCTGTTTCTCcctgacaacaacaacaacaactcctGTGtgtaa
- the LOC103870203 gene encoding NAC domain-containing protein 21/22 isoform X1, producing MEAEEENKGSISMVEAKLPPGFRFHPRDDELVCDYLVKRNVRSRYQPVVLIEVDLNKCEPWDIPLINCTESARVGGKEWYFYSQKDRKYATGQRTNRATATGYWKATGKDRAIQRNGSLVGMRKTLVFYRGRAPKGRKTDWVMHEFRLQGTFIHHSPKEEWVLCRVFNKNNNEDEKGNNMISCSDETASASMDSYINFDHHHHIINQQVPCFSNLSQNQIGLVYKNPNPLSINPSSDQMVLKALLSQLTNNTKESQSYGEGSSESQLTDVGKPSRGAWKY from the exons ATGGAAGCTGAAGAGGAAAATAAGGGCAGTATAAGTATGGTCGAGGCTAAGCTGCCTCCTGGGTTTAGATTTCACCCGAGAGACGACGAGCTTGTCTGCGACTACTTAGTGAAAAGAAACGTTCGCAGCCGCTATCAACCAGTGGTCTTGATCGAAGTCGATCTCAACAAGTGCGAGCCTTGGGACATTCCTC tTATCAATTGTACAGAATCGGCGAGAGTAGGAGGTAAAGAATGGTATTTTTACAGCCAAAAAGATCGGAAATACGCAACAGGGCAAAGAACAAACCGGGCTACGGCCACCGGTTATTGGAAAGCAACCGGTAAAGATAGAGCAATCCAAAGAAATGGTAGCCTTGTGGGCATGAGAAAGACACTTGTGTTTTACAGAGGTCGAGCCCCTAAAGGTCGTAAAACTGATTGGGTCATGCACGAGTTTCGTCTCCAAGGAACTTTTATCCACCATTCTCCCAAg gaagaATGGGTATTGTGTAGAGTTTTCAACAAGAACAACAATGAAGATGAGAAGGGCAACAACATGATAAGCTGCTCTGATGAAACAGCTTCTGCATCAATGGACTCTTATATCAACttcgatcatcatcatcacatcATCAACCAGCAAGTGCCCTGCTTCTCCAATCTGTCACAGAACCAAATCGGTTTGGTCTACAAGAATCCTAACCCGTTGTCTATTAATCCTTCCTCTGATCAAATGGTTCTCAAGGCTTTGCTAAGTCAGCTTACCAACAATACCAAAGAATCACAGAGCTATGGAGAAGGAAGCTCAGAAAGCCAATTGACCGACGTTGGCAAACCAAGCCGTGGTGCTTGGAAATATTGA
- the LOC103870203 gene encoding NAC domain-containing protein 21/22 isoform X2 — MEAEEENKGSISMVEAKLPPGFRFHPRDDELVCDYLVKRNVRSRYQPVVLIEVDLNKCEPWDIPQSARVGGKEWYFYSQKDRKYATGQRTNRATATGYWKATGKDRAIQRNGSLVGMRKTLVFYRGRAPKGRKTDWVMHEFRLQGTFIHHSPKEEWVLCRVFNKNNNEDEKGNNMISCSDETASASMDSYINFDHHHHIINQQVPCFSNLSQNQIGLVYKNPNPLSINPSSDQMVLKALLSQLTNNTKESQSYGEGSSESQLTDVGKPSRGAWKY, encoded by the exons ATGGAAGCTGAAGAGGAAAATAAGGGCAGTATAAGTATGGTCGAGGCTAAGCTGCCTCCTGGGTTTAGATTTCACCCGAGAGACGACGAGCTTGTCTGCGACTACTTAGTGAAAAGAAACGTTCGCAGCCGCTATCAACCAGTGGTCTTGATCGAAGTCGATCTCAACAAGTGCGAGCCTTGGGACATTCCTC AATCGGCGAGAGTAGGAGGTAAAGAATGGTATTTTTACAGCCAAAAAGATCGGAAATACGCAACAGGGCAAAGAACAAACCGGGCTACGGCCACCGGTTATTGGAAAGCAACCGGTAAAGATAGAGCAATCCAAAGAAATGGTAGCCTTGTGGGCATGAGAAAGACACTTGTGTTTTACAGAGGTCGAGCCCCTAAAGGTCGTAAAACTGATTGGGTCATGCACGAGTTTCGTCTCCAAGGAACTTTTATCCACCATTCTCCCAAg gaagaATGGGTATTGTGTAGAGTTTTCAACAAGAACAACAATGAAGATGAGAAGGGCAACAACATGATAAGCTGCTCTGATGAAACAGCTTCTGCATCAATGGACTCTTATATCAACttcgatcatcatcatcacatcATCAACCAGCAAGTGCCCTGCTTCTCCAATCTGTCACAGAACCAAATCGGTTTGGTCTACAAGAATCCTAACCCGTTGTCTATTAATCCTTCCTCTGATCAAATGGTTCTCAAGGCTTTGCTAAGTCAGCTTACCAACAATACCAAAGAATCACAGAGCTATGGAGAAGGAAGCTCAGAAAGCCAATTGACCGACGTTGGCAAACCAAGCCGTGGTGCTTGGAAATATTGA
- the LOC103870205 gene encoding uncharacterized protein LOC103870205 has translation MTSVCVKNVGTSPEKLSPASHSRKSSKTSVTSLESQPLDPQLEDPVDFEFLLEDPVTMLTADELFSDGKLVPLKFSGGTNPEEKPMVPAVNTVLEKPCRRLEMEIDPYLFSPRAPRCTVRWRELLGLKRLNKTPEEASPPSSSSSRLSSSTPNPKTSSFRHFLNRSSKSTTAAPPPPLIKDSDVSESSTSISSSRLSLSSSSSSGHELDDVPRLSLDLDNKPNAPNPFARSRAHHHLRNQRKPRRHDETTESSNDTRALTVTADSPRLNASGKIVFHGLERSSSSPGNFTGGPRMKQHHGMPRSQSAHVRISPVLNVPVSSLRGGPKSGLFFGQLFTSSSGNRAQLQSSNTAKNRTNRTRLEPTSET, from the coding sequence ATGACGTCGGTTTGCGTTAAAAACGTTGGTACCTCTCCGGAGAAGCTATCCCCGGCGAGTCACTCTCGGAAGAGCTCCAAAACGTCAGTCACGAGCCTTGAATCTCAACCGTTGGATCCTCAGTTGGAAGATCCTGTGGACTTTGAGTTTCTTCTCGAAGATCCCGTCACAATGCTAACCGCCGACGAGCTTTTCTCCGACGGAAAGCTAGTCCCGCTTAAATTCTCCGGCGGGACTAATCCGGAGGAGAAGCCTATGGTTCCGGCGGTTAACACGGTACTGGAGAAACCATGCCGAAGATTGGAGATGGAGATCGATCCTTACCTCTTCTCCCCGAGAGCTCCTCGCTGCACCGTGAGATGGCGCGAGCTTCTAGGCCTTAAGAGACTCAACAAAACGCCGGAAGAAGCTTCCCcgccgtcgtcgtcgtcgtcgcgGCTGTCTTCTTCAACTCCAAATCCTAAGACGAGCTCGTTTAGACATTTTCTCAACCGGAGCTCCAAATCTACAACCgcagctcctcctcctccactgATAAAAGACTCAGACGTCTCTGAGTCTTCAACGTCGATCTCCTCCTCCCGTCTCTCCCTCTCGTCGTCATCCTCCTCCGGCCACGAGCTCGACGACGTTCCTAGACTCTCTCTAGATCTCGACAACAAACCCAACGCTCCAAACCCCTTCGCTAGGTCACGTGCACACCACCACTTGCGCAACCAGAGGAAGCCGCGACGTCATGATGAGACCACGGAGAGTAGTAACGACACGAGGGCGTTGACGGTGACGGCGGATAGTCCGAGACTCAACGCTTCGGGGAAGATCGTGTTTCATGGACTCGAGAGAAGCTCCAGCAGTCCCGGTAACTTCACCGGCGGACCGAGGATGAAACAGCACCACGGGATGCCGAGATCTCAGTCCGCACACGTCAGAATCAGTCCTGTTCTTAACGTTCCTGTCTCTTCTCTCCGTGGTGGGCCCAAGTCAGGTCTCTTCTTCGGCCAGCTTTTCACTTCTTCCTCTGGGAACAGAGCACAGTTACAGAGCAGCAACACTGCCAAGAACCGTACCAATCGAACCAGGCTTGAACCGACTAGCGAAACCTAA
- the LOC103870208 gene encoding uncharacterized protein LOC103870208 isoform X2, whose protein sequence is MAANGLPTLGRVKLCDLLPTEGSPSDSYKLAVSTLSQSLAQYSAAIIQFPATDAALLRSGLDSARLYFHQRDSYPPTIHTTNDSREWCKTSGYYSDPHSWQESYEYRPGLTFTESAEFPPSGLPDIFGLLGKASRLVLDAVGFYLNLRSSPFTEILDNVPLRSNEVSSSVLSVCCYARPSFHHHNLAEDEQLLLYSDHDHQLDKSLISFVKSDKAGLHVRDMHGQWILVDVDLGPQEAVVYPGLALYQATAGYVSPAVYRTDLNSMQGSIEGRFSLAFKLMPKSMTNLSCSEMRAAGHGVDAQFLIPVSVDDFMQRPHSNDELFNRQTLQSFSVPQSQDEGSSFDGWYRINETDEKEEEERLKTKTTPTFKEAEVRSAESSQGTSSGDCR, encoded by the exons aTGGCAGCGAATGGTCTCCCTACATTGGGACGCGTCAAGCTCTGTGATCTACTTCCCACCGAAGGCTCACCTTCCGACTCCTACAAGCTAGCCGTCTCAACACTATCCCAATCCTTAGCACAATACTCCGCCGCAATCATCCAGTTCCCGGCCACCGACGCAGCCCTCCTCCGATCCGGCCTCGACTCCGCAAGACTCTACTTCCACCAACGTGACTCGTATCCTCCAACCATCCACACAACAAACGACTCGAGAGAATGGTGCAAAACCTCTGGATACTACTCAGACCCTCACTCATGGCAAGAGAGCTACGAGTACAGACCTGGCTTAACCTTCACCGAGTCAGCTGAGTTCCCTCCTTCCGGTTTACCTGACATCTTTGGTTTATTAGGGAAAGCTTCTCGGTTAGTTCTTGACGCGGTTGGTTTCTATTTGAACTTGAGAAGCTCTCCTTTCACTGAGATTCTTGATAATGTTCCCTTGAGGAGTAACGAGGTTTCATCCTCCGTGTTGTCTGTTTGCTGCTACGCGAGGCCTTCCTTTCATCATCATAACTTGGCTGAAGACGAGCAGCTTCTCTTGTACTCAGATCACGACCACCAGCTCGACAAGAGTCTGATCTCCTTTGTGAAGTCGGACAAGGCCGGGCTGCACGTTAGGGACATGCACGGGCAGTGGATTCTAGTGGATGTGGATCTTGGGCCTCAAGAGGCTGTTGTGTATCCAGGGCTGGCTCTGTACCAGGCGACGGCTGGCTATGTGAGTCCTGCGGTGTATAGAACTGATTTGAATAGTATGCAAGGGAGTATAGAAGGGAGATTCTCATTGGCTTTTAAACTCATGCCTAAGTCGATGACTAATCTGAGCTGCTCGGAGATGAGAGCCGCGGGACATGGTGTTGATGCTCAGTTTCTGATTCCGGTTTCGGTTGATGACTTTATGCAGAGGCCTCACTCGAATGATGAGCTCTTTAATAGACAGACTTTGCAGAGCTTCAGTGTCCCTCAGTCCCAAGATG AAGGTTCTTCATTTGATGGATGGTATAGGATCAATGAAACAGATgaaaaagaggaagaagagcgACTCAAGACTAAAACCACTCCCACCTTCAAAGAGGCTGAGGTTAGAAGCGCAGAGAGTTCTCAAGGAACGAGTTCAGGAGATTGCAGATAA
- the LOC103870208 gene encoding uncharacterized protein LOC103870208 isoform X1, with amino-acid sequence MAANGLPTLGRVKLCDLLPTEGSPSDSYKLAVSTLSQSLAQYSAAIIQFPATDAALLRSGLDSARLYFHQRDSYPPTIHTTNDSREWCKTSGYYSDPHSWQESYEYRPGLTFTESAEFPPSGLPDIFGLLGKASRLVLDAVGFYLNLRSSPFTEILDNVPLRSNEVSSSVLSVCCYARPSFHHHNLAEDEQLLLYSDHDHQLDKSLISFVKSDKAGLHVRDMHGQWILVDVDLGPQEAVVYPGLALYQATAGYVSPAVYRTDLNSMQGSIEGRFSLAFKLMPKSMTNLSCSEMRAAGHGVDAQFLIPVSVDDFMQRPHSNDELFNRQTLQSFSVPQSQDGSMKQMKKRKKSDSRLKPLPPSKRLRLEAQRVLKERVQEIADKKGIKLRFCNPKDCESNHNTMNSPCAHIKMEIGWPQGVPFVHPHDLPNKAKIGFLETYEPGWSEAHDMELSLSEAAQGNQHVT; translated from the exons aTGGCAGCGAATGGTCTCCCTACATTGGGACGCGTCAAGCTCTGTGATCTACTTCCCACCGAAGGCTCACCTTCCGACTCCTACAAGCTAGCCGTCTCAACACTATCCCAATCCTTAGCACAATACTCCGCCGCAATCATCCAGTTCCCGGCCACCGACGCAGCCCTCCTCCGATCCGGCCTCGACTCCGCAAGACTCTACTTCCACCAACGTGACTCGTATCCTCCAACCATCCACACAACAAACGACTCGAGAGAATGGTGCAAAACCTCTGGATACTACTCAGACCCTCACTCATGGCAAGAGAGCTACGAGTACAGACCTGGCTTAACCTTCACCGAGTCAGCTGAGTTCCCTCCTTCCGGTTTACCTGACATCTTTGGTTTATTAGGGAAAGCTTCTCGGTTAGTTCTTGACGCGGTTGGTTTCTATTTGAACTTGAGAAGCTCTCCTTTCACTGAGATTCTTGATAATGTTCCCTTGAGGAGTAACGAGGTTTCATCCTCCGTGTTGTCTGTTTGCTGCTACGCGAGGCCTTCCTTTCATCATCATAACTTGGCTGAAGACGAGCAGCTTCTCTTGTACTCAGATCACGACCACCAGCTCGACAAGAGTCTGATCTCCTTTGTGAAGTCGGACAAGGCCGGGCTGCACGTTAGGGACATGCACGGGCAGTGGATTCTAGTGGATGTGGATCTTGGGCCTCAAGAGGCTGTTGTGTATCCAGGGCTGGCTCTGTACCAGGCGACGGCTGGCTATGTGAGTCCTGCGGTGTATAGAACTGATTTGAATAGTATGCAAGGGAGTATAGAAGGGAGATTCTCATTGGCTTTTAAACTCATGCCTAAGTCGATGACTAATCTGAGCTGCTCGGAGATGAGAGCCGCGGGACATGGTGTTGATGCTCAGTTTCTGATTCCGGTTTCGGTTGATGACTTTATGCAGAGGCCTCACTCGAATGATGAGCTCTTTAATAGACAGACTTTGCAGAGCTTCAGTGTCCCTCAGTCCCAAGATG GATCAATGAAACAGATgaaaaagaggaagaagagcgACTCAAGACTAAAACCACTCCCACCTTCAAAGAGGCTGAGGTTAGAAGCGCAGAGAGTTCTCAAGGAACGAGTTCAGGAGATTGCAGATAAGAAAGGAATCAAACTCAGATTCTGCAACCCCAAGGACTGCGAGAGTAACCACAACACAATGAACAGCCCTTGCGCGCATATTAAAATGGAGATAGGCTGGCCTCAGGGAGTTCCGTTTGTTCATCCTCACGACCTCCCAAACAAAGCTAAAATCGGGTTCCTTGAGACGTATGAGCCAGGATGGTCTGAGGCACATGACATGGAGCTTAGTCTCTCTGAAGCCGCTCAAGGAAACCAACACGTGACTTAA
- the LOC103870207 gene encoding protein Iojap, chloroplastic: MASSTVAGAPLTGGSRFPCWSSQIPINLSSSSLLCLNNGDLSAPYNFPLRLSRGGRVQTTLSNSKSFAVGKEAEDGFLSDVSEDTDEMFDELFNKYGKVVYKSDDLKSPAAEVDDDAESLAFAVEMAKVASEVKAGDIKVLFVKPLVYWARFFIITTAFSRPQIDAIGSRMRDLAEKKYGRVANGDVKPNAWTLLDFGDVVIHIFLPPQRTFYNLEDFYGNAMSVPLPFQDEPPPRS; this comes from the exons ATGGCATCTTCCACCGTCGCCGGAGCTCCGCTTACCGGGGGTTCTCGATTCCCATGTTGGTCCTCTCAAATACCTATAAacctttcttcttcatcactgTTATGCCTCAACAATGGAGATCTCTCTGCACCATATAATTTCCCTTTGCGACTCTCTAGAGGAGGCAGAGTTCAGACAACTCTCAGTAACTCGAAGAGCTTCGCTGTGGGAAAGGAAGCTGAAGATGGCTTCCTCTCG GATGTAAGTGAAGATACTGACGAGATGTTCGACGAATTGTTCAACAAATACGGGAAGGTTGTTTACAAGAGCGACGATCTAAAGTCTCCAGCAGCTGAGGTTGATGATGACGCTGAAAGTTTAGCAT TTGCTGTTGAAATGGCTAAAGTTGCGAGTGAAGTGAAAGCTGGAGACATTAAGGTTCTCTTTGTGAAGCCACTCGTCTACTGGGCTCGTTTTTTCATCATAACCACTGCGTTCTCCCGCCCTCAAATCGATGCAATCGG GTCTAGGATGAGAGACCTGGCTGAGAAGAAGTATGGGAGAGTTGCTAATGGAGATGTAAAGCCAAATGCGTGGACTTTGTTGGACTTTG GAGATGTGGTGATCCATATTTTCTTACCTCCACAAAGAACTTTCTATAACTTGGAAGATTTCTACGGAAATGCCATGTCAGTTCCGCTTCCATTTCAAGATGAGCCACCACCTCgaagttga
- the LOC103870209 gene encoding uncharacterized protein LOC103870209 — MDVSANKGLELNGRDAEILISSSTLRIHAKPREVALDEGLELNGGIRNSNIISRMVVEGYDTSPRREDVEEALKNHFASRGIKLMHVSVPVDYKCRNRRRALIYVNGECEAEALKLDGSYVGGLVSKKKSNVGGRILTITAYPFDDNSLEHLFAPTSVIDEYRQHTLKVRGFDTSLSLNDIEKMLLRVFPGSDCFPLCDGSVLLYLRGQYSMDEALKLSGGSVEGFKFAVTEVLPETVIETGISLATARSFGFCG, encoded by the exons ATGGACGTATCCGCGAACAAA GGTCTGGAATTGAACGGTCGTGATGCAGAGATCCTAATTAGCTCCAGCACGTTGAGAATCCACGCGAAACCTAGGGAAGTCGCCTTGGACGAA GGTCTGGAATTGAACGGTGGGATTCGAAATAGCAATATTATTAGCAGGATGGTGGTTGAGGGATACGACACCTCCCCTCGTAGGGAGGATGTCGAAGAGGCTCTGAAAAATCACTTCGCATCACGTGGAATAAAGTTAATGCATGTCTCTGTTCCCGTAGACTACAAATGTCGTAATCGCAGACGCGCCTTAATCTATGTTAATGGAGAATGTGAAGCAGAGGCGTTGAAGCTTGATGGAAGTTACGTGGGAggacttgtttcaaaaaaaaaaagtaacgtGGGAGGACGTATTTTAACAATTACGGCTTACCCTTTTGACGACAATAGCCTTGAGCATCTCTTTGCTCCTACCAGTGTCATAGACGAATACCGACAGCACAc GTTGAAAGTTAGAGGATTTGATACTTCCCTCTCTCTGAATGATATCGAGAAGATGCTACTTAGGGTTTTCCCCGGATCCGATTGTTTTCCTCTCTGCGACGG CTCAGTTTTGCTTTATCTCCGTGGACAATATTCTATGGACGAGGCTCTGAAACTTAGCGGAGGTTCTGTGGAAGGCTTTAAATTTGCAGTTACTGAGGTCCTCCCAGAAACTGTGATAGAGACTGGCATCTCTCTCGCAACTGCACGTAGCTTTGGCTTTTGTGGATAA
- the LOC103870210 gene encoding probable BOI-related E3 ubiquitin-protein ligase 3, which yields MAVEAHHLNHLYSSNNRERMNPVEANGLVYNTQMRYNTVQATTMPFNPAMECQTSLLNPVYNLSPFDCLAQQSMKPMIHSVESSLTFNSETNGNVGYLCPVSSSSMRKRPIEESAVVNHMPSQKRCTDPLMFLGQDLSSNVQHHNFDIDRLISHHVEIMRMDIEEKRKAQGRKIMEAIEQGLAKTLRAKDEEINHIGKLNLFLEEKVRSLCVENQIWRDMAQSNEATVNSLRSNLQQVLAAVERNKWEEPTAADDAQSCCGSNDEGDSDERWRLAGEAKSVRTITSTMCRGCGKGEASVLLLPCRHMCLCTVCGSSVNTCPVCKSPKNASLHVNLSS from the exons ATGGCCGTTGAAGCTCACCATTTAAATCATCTATATTCTTCTAATAACAG AGAAAGGATGAATCCCGTTGAAGCCAACGGTTTAGTCTATAACACCCAAATGAGATATAACACTGTTCAAGCGACGACCATGCCGTTTAACCCCGCCATGGAATGTCAAACTTCTCTGTTGAATCCAGTTTACAACCTCTCACCGTTTGATTGCCTGGCTCAACAGTCCATGAAACCGATGATCCATTCTGTTGAGAGTTCCTTGACATTCAACAGCGAGACTAATGGCAACGTCGGTTATCTTTGTCCTGTTTCTTCGTCGTCTATGCGAAAACGCCCTATAGAAGAATCAGCAGTTGTTAATCATATGCCAAGCCAGAAACGTTGCACTGATCCTCTCATGTTCCTCGGACAAGACTTGTCTTCCAACGTCCAACATCACAACTTCGATATCGACCGTTTGATCTCTCATCAT GTTGAGATAATGAGAATGGATAttgaagaaaagagaaaagcGCAAGGTAGGAAGATAATGGAAGCCATTGAACAAGGGTTGGCGAAGACACTGAGAGCCAAAGACGAAGAGATCAATCACATAGGGAAACTAAACCTCTTTCTTGAGGAGAAGGTTAGGTCTCTCTGCGTAGAGAATCAGATATGGCGTGACATGGCACAGTCTAATGAAGCCACCGTGAACTCCCTACGTTCAAACTTGCAACAAGTCCTCGCAGCTGTGGAACGTAACAAGTGGGAGGAGCCCACGGCGGCTGATGACGCGCAGTCTTGTTGTGGAAGCAACGACGAGGGTGATAGTGACGAGCGGTGGAGGTTAGCAGGAGAGGCTAAAAGCGTGCGTACCATAACAAGCACGATGTGTAGAGGGTGTGGGAAAGGAGAAGCAAGTGTGTTACTGTTGCCGTGTAGACACATGTGTTTATGCACTGTGTGTGGATCTTCGGTTAACACTTGTCCAGTCTGTAAATCTCCAAAGAATGCTAGTCTCCATGTTAATCTTTCCTCGTGA